From Pseudoalteromonas sp. DL-6, one genomic window encodes:
- a CDS encoding methyltransferase, producing MTLTEQFSALDSLLMNTRSYWQCTAFDFDVLPWPELHAPLSALSDQAVAELDSDQEQLYQFFSSYIPAVEQLSRLVSLPAIPNSRKEYPFWISNGIKGRKFTQLQDFVGALPASSQPVLEWCAGKGHLGRMLAFNGAQSVHSVELQSHLCEQGQKSAQQQGLAMQFSQADVLKDNTQDFFNPHTHAVALHACGALHQTFMHQASAAKVPQISFSPCCYHLFTDNNYQVMSEYAQQSRLNLTHRDLKLALQETVTAPSRVGKVRKTEVEWRLGFDALRKSLTGESVYVSVPSVNKAIFSDSFAAFCNWAADKKALKLPKDIDYNKFLLIGQARKKVTERVELVRHVFRRAIEVWLVLDRALYLQQQGYDVSVNTFCEKQLTPRNILILASLKTPST from the coding sequence ATGACCTTAACTGAGCAATTTTCTGCCCTCGACTCGTTGCTAATGAATACCCGCTCGTATTGGCAGTGTACTGCGTTTGATTTTGACGTCTTACCTTGGCCTGAATTACATGCACCCTTAAGCGCTTTGTCTGACCAGGCAGTTGCCGAGTTAGACTCTGATCAAGAGCAGCTTTATCAGTTTTTTTCATCTTATATTCCCGCTGTTGAGCAACTTAGCCGATTAGTGTCATTACCTGCCATTCCCAACAGTCGAAAGGAATACCCGTTTTGGATCAGTAATGGTATTAAAGGTCGAAAGTTTACTCAGTTACAAGACTTTGTTGGCGCATTACCCGCTAGTAGCCAGCCTGTATTGGAGTGGTGTGCAGGTAAAGGCCATTTAGGACGAATGTTAGCTTTTAATGGTGCGCAAAGTGTCCACAGCGTTGAGCTACAATCTCATTTGTGTGAACAAGGGCAAAAAAGTGCTCAGCAGCAGGGACTGGCAATGCAATTTAGCCAAGCCGATGTCCTCAAAGATAATACTCAGGATTTTTTCAACCCACACACTCATGCCGTCGCTTTACATGCCTGCGGCGCGTTACACCAAACTTTTATGCATCAAGCTAGTGCGGCAAAAGTACCACAAATTAGCTTTTCACCTTGTTGCTATCATTTATTTACTGATAATAATTACCAAGTGATGAGCGAGTACGCTCAGCAAAGCAGGCTTAATTTAACCCACAGAGATTTAAAGCTCGCCCTGCAAGAAACGGTTACAGCTCCTTCGCGAGTAGGTAAAGTGCGAAAAACAGAAGTGGAGTGGCGACTTGGATTTGATGCCTTAAGAAAGTCACTTACTGGTGAGTCAGTGTATGTCAGCGTTCCTTCAGTAAATAAAGCGATATTTTCAGATTCGTTTGCAGCGTTTTGTAACTGGGCAGCTGATAAAAAAGCTTTAAAGCTACCAAAAGATATTGATTACAATAAGTTTTTATTGATTGGGCAGGCGCGAAAAAAAGTAACAGAGCGAGTTGAACTGGTTCGACATGTGTTTAGAAGAGCAATAGAAGTTTGGCTTGTGCTCGATCGTGCTTTATATTTGCAGCAGCAAGGCTATGACGTCAGTGTTAATACATTTTGTGAGAAGCAATTAACACCCCGTAATATTTTAATTTTAGCCAGTTTAAAAACGCCCTCGACCTAA
- a CDS encoding accessory factor UbiK family protein → MINPAKLEEIAKQITNNMPQGVKNLADTLEGKTKQVLQNKLAEMDFVSREEFDIQSQVLIRTREKLTELEAKVAILEQQLSAKTDAE, encoded by the coding sequence ATGATTAACCCAGCAAAACTTGAAGAAATTGCGAAACAGATCACTAATAACATGCCACAAGGCGTAAAAAACCTGGCTGACACACTTGAAGGTAAAACCAAGCAAGTGTTACAAAATAAGCTTGCCGAAATGGACTTTGTAAGCCGTGAAGAGTTTGATATTCAAAGCCAAGTGCTGATCCGCACCCGTGAAAAGCTAACTGAATTAGAAGCAAAAGTAGCGATACTTGAACAGCAATTATCAGCAAAAACAGACGCTGAATAA
- a CDS encoding ABC transporter substrate-binding protein, with protein sequence MAQESVTLQLKWTHQFQFAGYYMAEQKGFYDEVGLDVNIVPADPKRPNSFGAVERGEAQFGVAHSGILERRIAGEPFVAMAAILQFSPYCWMVKESSDIFHARDFINKRVSEVSKESNSELLTMLKRSGIDTEKLAVYKGDELQQAWMENKLDAIEVYVTDLPYHMDQQGVAHRLICPQRYGMDVYADILFTSDNMIKYHPDTVEKFYQASLKGWRYAVMNMDEAIAITQQFYAPDRSFHQLAYEAEVLKDYIAPPSTNVGNMSMAKWRLIADLYEVDQTKFDEVKADFIYKYKKQETLQLSWMLIAAIIISIISIPLYLRLILKSAKQKRV encoded by the coding sequence ATGGCACAGGAGTCAGTGACGCTGCAGTTAAAGTGGACTCACCAATTTCAATTCGCCGGCTATTATATGGCCGAGCAAAAAGGCTTTTATGATGAGGTCGGTTTAGACGTCAATATAGTTCCAGCCGATCCAAAACGGCCAAACAGTTTTGGTGCGGTAGAGCGAGGCGAGGCGCAATTTGGTGTAGCGCATTCAGGTATATTAGAGCGACGTATTGCCGGTGAACCCTTTGTAGCCATGGCTGCCATATTACAGTTTTCTCCTTACTGTTGGATGGTAAAAGAAAGCTCAGATATTTTTCATGCCCGTGATTTTATTAACAAGCGTGTAAGTGAAGTCAGCAAAGAGAGCAATTCTGAGTTACTAACTATGCTTAAGCGCAGTGGTATTGATACCGAAAAACTGGCTGTTTACAAAGGCGATGAATTACAACAAGCATGGATGGAAAATAAACTAGATGCCATAGAAGTGTATGTTACCGACCTACCTTATCATATGGATCAGCAAGGGGTTGCTCATCGACTTATATGTCCACAACGTTATGGCATGGATGTATACGCGGATATTTTATTTACCAGCGACAATATGATTAAGTACCATCCCGATACAGTAGAAAAGTTTTATCAAGCGAGTTTAAAAGGGTGGCGCTACGCGGTAATGAATATGGATGAAGCCATTGCTATTACCCAGCAGTTTTATGCGCCTGATCGCAGCTTCCATCAACTGGCATATGAGGCAGAGGTACTGAAAGACTATATTGCTCCACCGAGTACTAATGTGGGTAATATGTCGATGGCCAAATGGCGTTTAATTGCTGATTTATATGAGGTTGATCAAACAAAGTTTGATGAAGTAAAAGCTGATTTTATTTATAAATATAAAAAACAAGAAACGCTGCAGCTTTCTTGGATGCTGATTGCGGCTATTATAATAAGCATTATTTCTATCCCCCTCTATTTACGTTTAATACTTAAATCGGCTAAACAAAAGCGGGTATAA
- the can gene encoding carbonate dehydratase yields the protein MRNLNNLLENNKRWASRTSEANPEFFKILSMQQNPEYLWIGCSDSRVPANQIVDLLPGELFVHRNVANVVVHTDHNCLSVMQYAVEVLKVKHIMVVGHYGCGGVQAVLNEDRFGFIDNWLRHVGDVKEKHLEQLNALPEKQRLDRLIELNVIEQVRNVSRTSIVQDAWLRGQELTVHGWVYGLENGHLHDLESVVSCAEEECESYKKAVHHVLNKSADSHL from the coding sequence ATGAGAAATTTAAATAACTTACTAGAAAATAATAAACGCTGGGCATCAAGAACGAGCGAAGCGAACCCTGAATTTTTTAAAATTTTATCGATGCAACAAAACCCAGAATACTTATGGATTGGTTGCTCTGACTCACGGGTGCCAGCTAATCAAATTGTTGATTTACTGCCGGGTGAGCTGTTTGTGCACCGTAATGTTGCCAACGTAGTCGTTCACACCGATCATAATTGTTTATCGGTTATGCAGTACGCGGTCGAAGTATTAAAAGTAAAGCATATTATGGTAGTTGGCCACTACGGTTGCGGTGGCGTGCAAGCGGTACTAAATGAGGACCGCTTTGGCTTTATTGATAACTGGCTTCGCCACGTTGGTGATGTAAAAGAAAAACACCTAGAGCAACTTAATGCTCTGCCAGAAAAACAACGCCTGGATCGTTTAATAGAACTCAATGTGATTGAGCAAGTGCGTAACGTATCACGAACCAGCATTGTTCAAGATGCATGGTTAAGAGGCCAGGAACTCACGGTGCATGGTTGGGTATATGGCTTAGAAAATGGTCATTTGCATGACTTAGAATCGGTAGTTAGTTGTGCCGAAGAAGAGTGTGAAAGCTATAAAAAAGCAGTACACCATGTACTAAATAAATCTGCGGACAGTCACCTTTAA
- the rep gene encoding DNA helicase Rep — protein sequence MKLNPKQDEAVKYISGPCLVLAGAGSGKTRVITNKIAYLVQKCEYQARNIAAVTFTNKAAKEMRERVLQTLGKQESKGLWVSTFHTLGLEIIKKELKTLGFKPGFSLFDDQDTNQLLADLTEDELKKDKDLLNLLKMQIGSWKNELILPERAIGEARDAQKSLFAQLYARYQNQLRAYNALDFDDLIMIPTLLLSSNATSRERWQQRFRYLLVDEYQDTNTSQYQLVKLLVGERARFTVVGDDDQSIYSWRGARPQNLVLLSKDYPGLRLIKLEQNYRSAGRILKAANILIANNPHEFEKKLFSELGYGEQIKVIGCRDEEHESERVVAEIISHKFMKRTSYKDYAILYRGNHQARGFEKSLMSNRIPYKISGGMSFFSRSEIKDIMAYLRLLVNQDDDNAFLRIVNTPRREIGTVTLEKLGTLANEKHQSLFATCFDNDLGYRLKGRGLNALSGFARWVVELSDNAVRSDTLEAVKDLVRNINYEAYLYESSPSAKAAEMRMKNVSELYRWITDMLTGDADNPPMTLAEVVSKLTLRDMLERNEEEDEADAVQLLTLHASKGLEYPYVFMVGMEEGLLPHQVSIDEDNVDEERRLAYVGITRAQQELTLTYAKIRRQFGETSQTELSRFVQELPQDDLAFENKKAPNTQAERMEKGQARVANLRAMLKKPQ from the coding sequence ATGAAACTCAATCCTAAACAAGATGAAGCGGTAAAGTACATTAGTGGTCCTTGCTTAGTATTAGCCGGCGCAGGCTCGGGTAAAACACGAGTTATCACCAACAAAATTGCGTACTTAGTACAGAAATGTGAGTATCAAGCGCGTAATATTGCGGCGGTTACCTTTACCAATAAAGCGGCTAAAGAAATGCGCGAGCGGGTTTTGCAAACCTTAGGCAAACAAGAGTCTAAAGGCTTATGGGTGTCTACCTTTCATACGCTTGGGCTTGAAATCATCAAAAAAGAGTTAAAAACACTGGGTTTTAAGCCTGGTTTTTCGCTGTTTGACGACCAAGATACGAATCAATTACTTGCTGATTTAACCGAAGACGAGCTTAAAAAAGATAAAGACCTATTGAACCTGCTAAAAATGCAAATTGGTAGCTGGAAGAATGAACTCATTTTACCAGAGCGAGCTATTGGTGAAGCACGCGATGCACAAAAGTCTTTATTTGCGCAGCTTTATGCGCGCTATCAAAATCAATTAAGAGCGTATAACGCGCTGGATTTTGATGATTTAATTATGATCCCCACACTGCTTTTAAGCAGTAATGCTACATCACGTGAGCGTTGGCAACAGCGTTTTCGCTATTTATTAGTAGATGAATATCAAGATACCAATACCAGCCAATATCAATTAGTGAAATTACTAGTAGGCGAACGAGCACGCTTTACTGTGGTGGGAGACGACGATCAGTCAATTTACTCTTGGCGTGGTGCTCGTCCACAAAACTTGGTGTTATTAAGTAAAGATTACCCTGGGCTTCGATTAATAAAACTAGAACAAAACTACCGTAGTGCTGGGCGCATTCTTAAAGCAGCCAATATCTTAATTGCAAATAACCCCCATGAGTTTGAAAAGAAGCTGTTTAGTGAGTTGGGCTATGGTGAGCAAATTAAAGTCATTGGTTGTCGCGATGAAGAACATGAATCAGAACGTGTGGTTGCAGAGATTATTTCTCATAAATTTATGAAACGTACCAGCTATAAAGATTACGCTATTTTGTACCGAGGTAACCACCAAGCGCGTGGTTTTGAAAAGTCGTTAATGAGTAACCGTATCCCGTATAAAATTAGTGGCGGGATGTCGTTTTTTTCACGTTCTGAAATTAAAGATATCATGGCTTACTTGCGTCTATTGGTGAATCAAGATGATGACAATGCTTTTTTAAGAATTGTGAATACGCCACGTCGTGAAATAGGTACGGTCACGCTTGAAAAGCTTGGCACCTTAGCTAATGAAAAACACCAAAGCTTGTTTGCGACCTGCTTTGATAACGACTTAGGGTATAGATTAAAAGGCCGTGGTTTAAATGCATTATCAGGGTTTGCTAGGTGGGTGGTTGAGCTTTCAGATAACGCAGTGCGCAGTGATACACTGGAGGCGGTTAAAGATTTAGTGCGTAATATTAATTACGAGGCTTACTTGTATGAATCATCGCCAAGTGCCAAAGCCGCCGAAATGCGGATGAAAAATGTCTCGGAGCTGTATCGTTGGATAACAGACATGTTAACAGGTGATGCCGATAATCCGCCAATGACACTGGCTGAAGTGGTTAGTAAGTTGACCCTGCGCGATATGCTTGAGCGTAACGAAGAAGAAGATGAAGCTGATGCGGTACAATTACTAACTTTGCATGCCTCAAAAGGGCTCGAGTATCCCTATGTATTTATGGTGGGTATGGAAGAAGGATTGTTACCACACCAAGTAAGCATTGACGAAGATAATGTTGATGAAGAACGCCGCCTTGCGTATGTAGGAATCACCCGCGCGCAACAAGAGCTCACCTTAACCTATGCTAAAATCCGTCGTCAGTTTGGTGAAACATCGCAAACAGAGCTCAGCCGGTTTGTGCAAGAGTTACCGCAAGATGACTTAGCCTTTGAAAACAAAAAAGCGCCTAACACCCAAGCTGAGCGTATGGAAAAAGGCCAAGCGCGGGTTGCCAACTTAAGAGCGATGCTGAAAAAGCCGCAATAA
- a CDS encoding diguanylate cyclase, translating to MEDKLTVPNSVVRQNKRLKALLKKYKHAYHLHNALIQLSEQASTVAELTLLYPAIHDILQKYVPSKSFYVVLVDPQSQQLELSYFSDEKDGIAVALNRDNNFEEGATGYVFKQGKTTYFTKQQMHDAAQQGLFRALGTPAEHWVGVPVYQEKNIIGVLAAQSYDTQQGYSSQQINLLEAMSLYLATAIERVKKRELLESEVKLRTRALTQSNDALNIEIQQRKSALQRQQILFKISELTTQAKNLDDAYFQIHEIIKTITYAKNLYIAFYDKESGWISFPYSVDEFQGSTQPRRFAKGYSELVISTEETQIIHPQRAQELLNSGIVEREKPIDESKRATSWLGAPLKTSQGVIGLIVCQAYNNEHLFTHDDAELITFVSHQIATVLQTKLASQALKKSHQELASRVDEKTKELSQANLHLQMQIDERKKIEQQLYHDAHHDSLTGLPNRNLFLTQLEKTLQYYQRHSDEHFAVLFIDLDKFKDINDQLGHHAGDEFLISVSKLFSQCIREHDLLARLGGDEFVVLLTHLTEPNQAEDVANRIIKIMQKPFCTKGVCVQSGASIGITYSKQSYKHTDEIIRDADAAMYYAKNSGKNRFELFHPLLTEPMLQHESQTLHHLDVLPMTFRSSDIITLDEHYQCASLFEAFGEHPVLGFTSFDILKKFANDKEQHAKVELQLIQQAYKQAQHAEIAVALLPCSSLLLEEHEFSLLKATLKQSVNSDQLCLLFDEQELRYASSLQLENLKQLKKNGYSIGLNNFAKDKCELNLLTEIECDYLLLSSTFSKRILQQECYDLQLQGVLAITKLKRIKVIAKGPSILNFRALLDKHGLNLFVAKQHPLTSAMSATLKNSELK from the coding sequence TTGGAAGATAAACTCACTGTACCTAATAGCGTAGTGCGCCAAAATAAACGACTAAAAGCACTATTAAAAAAGTACAAACATGCCTACCACCTCCACAATGCTCTGATACAATTATCAGAGCAGGCAAGTACTGTTGCCGAATTAACCTTACTCTACCCTGCTATTCATGACATTTTACAAAAGTATGTTCCGAGTAAAAGCTTTTATGTGGTACTGGTTGACCCCCAATCGCAACAGTTGGAATTGTCTTATTTCTCTGATGAAAAAGATGGTATTGCGGTGGCACTTAATCGAGATAATAATTTTGAAGAAGGCGCAACGGGTTATGTCTTCAAGCAAGGGAAAACCACTTACTTTACCAAACAGCAAATGCATGATGCTGCCCAACAAGGCTTATTTAGAGCATTAGGTACACCTGCAGAACATTGGGTAGGCGTCCCCGTTTACCAAGAAAAAAACATAATTGGCGTGTTAGCCGCGCAAAGTTACGACACACAACAAGGTTATAGTTCGCAACAAATCAACCTGCTTGAAGCCATGTCACTCTATTTAGCCACCGCAATTGAACGGGTTAAAAAACGAGAGTTACTCGAATCAGAAGTAAAACTAAGAACCCGGGCATTAACGCAAAGTAATGACGCATTAAACATTGAAATACAACAGCGAAAAAGTGCCCTGCAACGCCAGCAGATATTATTTAAAATTTCAGAGCTAACAACTCAAGCTAAAAACTTAGATGATGCTTATTTTCAAATACACGAAATAATAAAAACCATTACTTACGCGAAAAACCTTTATATTGCCTTCTATGATAAAGAATCGGGTTGGATCAGCTTTCCTTACAGTGTTGATGAATTTCAAGGCAGCACCCAACCAAGGCGTTTTGCAAAGGGTTATAGCGAACTGGTGATCAGCACCGAAGAAACACAAATAATTCACCCGCAAAGAGCGCAAGAGTTATTAAATAGCGGCATTGTAGAGCGTGAGAAACCAATTGATGAATCGAAGAGAGCCACCAGCTGGCTAGGTGCCCCGCTAAAAACCTCGCAAGGGGTTATAGGTTTAATTGTTTGCCAGGCTTATAATAATGAACACCTTTTCACACACGATGATGCAGAACTGATCACCTTTGTATCGCATCAAATTGCCACGGTGTTACAAACAAAATTAGCTTCACAGGCGCTAAAAAAGAGCCACCAAGAGCTTGCTTCACGGGTTGATGAAAAAACTAAAGAATTAAGCCAAGCAAATTTACATTTGCAAATGCAAATTGATGAGCGTAAAAAAATAGAACAACAGCTTTATCACGATGCTCATCACGACTCACTAACTGGCTTACCAAATCGGAATTTATTTTTAACTCAATTAGAAAAAACCCTACAGTATTATCAACGCCACAGCGATGAACACTTTGCAGTGCTGTTTATTGATCTTGATAAGTTTAAAGATATTAATGATCAACTCGGGCATCATGCCGGTGATGAGTTTTTAATTAGTGTTAGCAAATTATTCTCACAATGTATTCGTGAACATGACTTATTAGCGCGTTTAGGCGGAGATGAGTTTGTAGTATTACTGACCCACCTGACTGAGCCAAACCAGGCAGAAGATGTTGCCAATCGCATAATTAAAATTATGCAAAAGCCATTTTGTACTAAAGGTGTGTGTGTACAAAGTGGTGCCAGTATTGGGATTACCTACTCAAAGCAAAGCTATAAACATACCGATGAAATCATTCGCGACGCCGATGCAGCTATGTATTATGCTAAGAATTCAGGAAAAAACCGCTTCGAGTTATTTCACCCACTGCTCACTGAGCCTATGTTGCAACACGAGTCACAAACATTGCATCATCTTGATGTATTACCTATGACGTTTCGTAGTTCAGATATTATCACCTTAGATGAGCATTATCAGTGTGCATCGTTATTTGAGGCTTTTGGTGAACACCCAGTCCTTGGCTTTACCAGCTTTGATATTTTAAAGAAGTTTGCTAATGATAAAGAGCAACATGCCAAAGTTGAACTACAACTCATTCAACAAGCTTATAAACAAGCACAACATGCAGAAATAGCCGTTGCGCTATTGCCTTGCTCAAGCTTACTGTTAGAAGAGCATGAGTTTTCTTTACTAAAAGCGACACTAAAACAGTCGGTAAACAGTGACCAGCTTTGCTTATTATTTGATGAGCAAGAGTTGCGTTATGCCAGTTCGCTGCAATTAGAAAACTTAAAACAACTTAAAAAGAACGGTTACTCGATTGGCTTGAACAATTTCGCAAAAGACAAATGCGAGCTTAATTTGCTGACTGAGATAGAGTGTGATTATTTACTGCTTAGCTCCACCTTTAGTAAGCGAATATTACAGCAAGAATGCTACGATTTGCAGTTGCAGGGGGTGCTTGCTATTACTAAGCTTAAACGTATCAAAGTAATAGCTAAAGGCCCGTCAATATTAAACTTTAGAGCCCTTTTAGATAAACACGGTCTAAACCTATTTGTTGCTAAACAGCACCCACTAACTAGCGCTATGTCAGCCACACTTAAAAATTCAGAATTAAAATAA
- a CDS encoding short chain dehydrogenase, whose translation MAKTALIIGSTGLVGSQLLQQLLASPCYSKVVSLSRRQLDFSHPKLISHVIDFESLTHYVELFKGDVFFSCLGTTLKQAGSVAAQRKVDFEYQFICAQMAANNAVPHYCLVSSSGANAHSMSRYLKIKGELEQQVKQLGFARLSILQPSLLVGERSELRIAEKLGEVVLPLLTRFGILKRYRPITGEQVANKLLRVSIEQQQATGYYVLDELFE comes from the coding sequence ATGGCTAAAACGGCGCTAATAATCGGCAGTACCGGCTTAGTTGGCAGCCAGTTATTACAGCAGCTGTTAGCATCTCCTTGCTATTCAAAGGTAGTGAGTTTATCGCGCCGCCAATTAGACTTTTCCCACCCTAAATTAATTAGCCATGTTATTGATTTTGAAAGTTTGACGCATTATGTTGAATTGTTCAAAGGTGACGTGTTCTTTTCTTGCTTAGGGACCACATTAAAGCAAGCGGGTAGTGTGGCTGCACAACGTAAAGTTGATTTTGAATACCAATTTATTTGCGCGCAAATGGCGGCCAATAACGCTGTTCCGCATTATTGTTTGGTATCGTCAAGTGGCGCAAATGCACATAGTATGAGCCGTTACCTAAAAATAAAAGGGGAGCTTGAGCAGCAGGTAAAGCAGCTTGGCTTTGCACGCTTGAGTATTTTGCAACCGTCTTTATTAGTCGGCGAGCGTTCAGAGCTTAGAATTGCAGAAAAGCTCGGTGAGGTGGTACTTCCACTGCTGACGCGTTTTGGCATCCTCAAACGGTATAGACCCATTACCGGTGAGCAAGTAGCTAATAAATTGCTGAGGGTAAGCATAGAGCAGCAACAAGCAACGGGTTACTATGTGCTGGACGAGCTATTTGAATAA
- a CDS encoding cytochrome c5 family protein, with amino-acid sequence MKKLSAAALLVLATTAYAQPYDNSMTEDAIKKRLAPIGAVYLEGEKVAVAAPTGPRSGEQVYQAACFACHGTGALGAPKSADDWAPRLAKGSDTLLDHAINGFNAMPPRGTCMDCSDDEISAAIDFMTAN; translated from the coding sequence ATGAAAAAACTATCAGCTGCAGCATTACTTGTGCTAGCAACCACCGCATACGCACAGCCATATGATAACTCTATGACTGAAGATGCAATTAAAAAACGTTTAGCGCCTATTGGTGCTGTTTACCTTGAAGGTGAGAAAGTAGCGGTTGCTGCACCTACGGGTCCTCGTTCAGGCGAGCAAGTATATCAAGCAGCCTGTTTTGCTTGTCATGGCACTGGTGCTTTAGGCGCTCCTAAATCAGCTGACGATTGGGCACCGCGCCTTGCTAAAGGTAGTGACACCTTATTAGACCATGCGATCAATGGTTTTAATGCAATGCCACCGCGTGGTACGTGTATGGATTGTTCTGATGATGAAATAAGCGCAGCAATCGACTTTATGACTGCTAACTAA
- the ilvA gene encoding threonine ammonia-lyase, biosynthetic has product MVSQELDYFRAIIQANMEPLAKVTEVSEMAELSARLGNHVWLKREDQQPVYSFKLRGAFNKLNKLPKGSVVITASAGNHAQGVALSASYLGHKATIVMPVTTPEIKVNAVRALGGEVVLHGHQFDAAKAYALELTEQRNGVFVPPFDDPDVIVGQGTVARELMQQLNDLDVVFIPVGGGGLLAGMAVYIKSLRPDIKVIGVEANESACLKAALAAGEPVELDRVGSFADGVAVKIIGSETFRLAQKFCDEVVTVSDDEICAAMQDIFVSTRAIAEPSGALATAGLKKWSQQSGLKGLNLAAILSGANLNFDRLRYVAERTALGEKNEALLAVTIDEKRGSFKQFCASLGGRAITEFNYRYAGPGEAQIFVGIALRQGLAELEELKQSLTDNKYTFCDLSDNELAKLHVRYMVGGKAPEQLHERLLRFEFPEYPGALARFLDTLGSNWNITLFHYRNHGGSTGNVLAGFAIEPSQYEMFNEHLNRLGYSVQDETHNPCFTQFLTTQPQAEKLEKLALA; this is encoded by the coding sequence ATGGTTTCTCAAGAACTCGATTATTTTCGCGCGATTATCCAAGCCAATATGGAGCCTTTAGCCAAGGTGACTGAGGTAAGTGAAATGGCCGAATTGAGTGCACGATTAGGTAATCATGTTTGGTTAAAACGTGAAGATCAGCAGCCCGTGTACTCGTTTAAATTACGCGGCGCTTTTAATAAATTAAATAAGCTGCCAAAAGGCTCGGTTGTGATCACCGCATCTGCAGGTAACCATGCTCAGGGTGTTGCACTAAGTGCCTCATACTTAGGACATAAAGCCACCATTGTTATGCCCGTGACCACACCTGAAATAAAGGTTAATGCGGTAAGAGCATTGGGTGGGGAAGTCGTATTGCATGGCCATCAATTTGATGCCGCAAAAGCGTATGCGCTGGAATTAACTGAGCAGCGAAACGGCGTATTTGTGCCGCCATTTGATGACCCTGATGTGATTGTTGGTCAAGGTACGGTTGCCCGTGAATTAATGCAACAGCTTAACGATTTAGATGTGGTGTTTATTCCTGTTGGCGGCGGCGGCTTGCTGGCAGGTATGGCGGTATACATTAAATCGCTCCGGCCCGATATCAAAGTAATAGGGGTCGAGGCGAATGAAAGCGCCTGCTTAAAAGCTGCTTTAGCAGCAGGCGAGCCGGTAGAGCTCGATCGCGTTGGCAGTTTTGCCGATGGTGTTGCCGTAAAAATAATTGGTAGTGAAACATTCAGACTGGCGCAAAAGTTTTGTGACGAAGTAGTCACCGTATCAGACGATGAAATATGTGCAGCCATGCAAGATATTTTTGTATCAACCCGTGCTATTGCTGAGCCTTCAGGGGCGCTTGCAACTGCAGGGCTTAAAAAATGGAGCCAACAATCAGGATTAAAAGGGTTGAATTTAGCTGCTATTTTATCAGGAGCTAACTTAAATTTTGACCGCTTACGTTATGTGGCTGAGCGCACTGCGCTGGGTGAGAAAAACGAAGCTTTATTGGCAGTGACCATTGATGAAAAGCGCGGTAGTTTTAAACAGTTTTGTGCATCTTTAGGTGGGCGTGCTATTACCGAGTTTAACTATCGTTATGCGGGGCCTGGCGAGGCGCAAATTTTTGTTGGTATTGCACTGCGTCAAGGGTTAGCAGAACTTGAAGAGCTTAAACAAAGTCTAACAGATAACAAATATACCTTTTGCGATTTGTCAGATAACGAATTAGCAAAGCTACATGTACGCTATATGGTTGGTGGTAAAGCCCCAGAGCAGTTACATGAACGCTTACTGCGGTTTGAGTTTCCTGAGTACCCGGGCGCATTAGCGCGCTTTTTAGATACGCTGGGTAGTAACTGGAATATTACTTTATTTCACTATCGTAATCATGGTGGGTCAACGGGTAATGTATTGGCAGGTTTTGCGATTGAACCAAGCCAGTATGAGATGTTTAATGAGCACTTAAATCGGCTTGGTTACAGTGTTCAAGATGAAACTCACAACCCTTGTTTTACTCAGTTTTTAACTACCCAACCTCAAGCAGAAAAACTTGAAAAGCTCGCGCTAGCATAA